The following are from one region of the Halorussus rarus genome:
- a CDS encoding ABC transporter permease subunit, translating to MKPRKTLRIARWEVSRNVGQFDRRTVAVAAVVLLAVGALTPMVASQGITLDDGIYRVGVSQDSPYYDPVAQDPTFVAVEPNAQRFPERMDVLVQRGQPIVAADSSKGKAALAEFRKTVKRYNDALMADEDDRAAAFPVEVSVRYRAQDLAGASGGSGAGGADSAATRTTREGEMRLGGGSGGGTGSGDSDSEGSATASPGAGGDAGDTDGAVQAPSVGSGGSLFGGNARAGTPSDIAPPFPFESLVLAFAFILPMNFVIQAYASTILDERINERGELLLVSPVSRGDIIAGKTLPYLLGMVAIASVTAVGIAVLTPAADGALAVAETAAASVAAVVPIALLFLASAFVGGMFARSFKELTFVTVTLSVFLTSYAFIPAIFTNVHPIAAISPLTLVVEALQGSGFSAGDYAFSTGPLYLSAGVLFALGAGVYREEDMFTQRSVPLKFLDALDGQITGRRSVAKLSALSIPFVFVGELLVVAVLFALPVSLSMPVLLVAIALVEEIAKSVHVYAGFAHSRFERTFRSAATLGFLSGLGFFVGEKATAVAQLVGLPNQELGKAAFGTVTSLGIEASPAVLVALFLAPLALHTVTATMTAAGATRDRNWYVGTLAAATLVHAAYNLTVVSYLG from the coding sequence GTGAAGCCGCGCAAGACCCTCCGGATCGCGCGCTGGGAGGTCTCGAGGAACGTCGGTCAGTTCGACCGGCGAACCGTGGCTGTCGCCGCGGTCGTCTTGCTGGCAGTGGGCGCGCTCACCCCGATGGTCGCCAGTCAGGGTATCACCCTCGACGATGGCATCTACCGCGTCGGCGTCTCGCAAGACAGCCCGTATTACGACCCGGTGGCGCAGGACCCGACCTTCGTCGCGGTCGAACCGAACGCCCAGCGGTTCCCCGAACGAATGGACGTCCTCGTCCAACGGGGTCAGCCGATAGTCGCGGCCGACTCGTCGAAGGGGAAGGCCGCGCTCGCGGAGTTCCGGAAGACGGTCAAGCGGTACAACGACGCGCTCATGGCCGACGAGGACGACCGGGCCGCCGCCTTCCCCGTGGAGGTGTCGGTGCGCTACCGGGCCCAGGACCTGGCCGGCGCGTCCGGCGGTTCCGGCGCGGGCGGCGCCGACTCGGCCGCCACGCGCACGACTCGCGAGGGCGAGATGCGACTCGGCGGGGGCTCGGGCGGCGGAACCGGAAGCGGCGACTCCGACAGCGAGGGGTCCGCGACCGCATCACCCGGCGCAGGTGGCGACGCGGGCGACACCGACGGCGCCGTGCAGGCGCCCTCGGTCGGGAGCGGCGGGTCGCTGTTCGGCGGGAACGCCCGGGCAGGCACGCCCTCGGACATCGCGCCGCCGTTCCCCTTCGAGTCGCTGGTGCTCGCGTTCGCGTTCATCCTGCCGATGAACTTCGTCATCCAGGCGTACGCGTCGACCATCCTCGACGAGCGGATCAACGAGCGCGGCGAGCTCCTGCTGGTCTCGCCGGTCTCGCGGGGCGACATCATCGCCGGCAAGACCCTGCCGTACCTCCTCGGGATGGTCGCCATCGCGTCGGTCACGGCGGTCGGCATCGCGGTGCTGACGCCCGCGGCAGACGGCGCGCTCGCGGTCGCCGAGACCGCCGCCGCGTCGGTCGCGGCCGTGGTCCCCATCGCGCTGCTGTTCCTGGCGTCGGCGTTCGTCGGCGGGATGTTCGCCCGGTCGTTCAAGGAGCTCACCTTCGTCACGGTGACGCTGTCGGTGTTCCTGACCTCCTACGCGTTCATCCCGGCCATCTTCACCAACGTCCACCCCATCGCGGCCATCTCGCCGCTGACCCTCGTGGTCGAGGCCCTGCAAGGCAGCGGCTTCTCGGCGGGCGACTACGCGTTCTCGACCGGCCCGCTCTACCTCTCGGCCGGCGTGCTGTTCGCGCTCGGCGCGGGCGTCTACCGCGAGGAGGACATGTTCACCCAGCGGTCGGTCCCGCTGAAGTTCCTCGACGCGCTCGACGGCCAGATAACCGGGCGGCGCTCGGTCGCCAAACTGAGCGCGCTCTCAATCCCGTTCGTCTTCGTCGGCGAACTCCTCGTGGTGGCGGTGCTGTTCGCGCTTCCCGTCTCGCTGTCGATGCCCGTGCTGCTGGTCGCCATCGCCCTGGTCGAGGAGATCGCCAAGAGCGTCCACGTCTACGCCGGCTTCGCCCACTCGCGGTTCGAGCGGACGTTCCGGTCGGCCGCGACGCTCGGCTTCCTGTCCGGGCTGGGCTTCTTCGTCGGCGAGAAGGCGACCGCGGTCGCCCAGCTGGTCGGCCTGCCGAACCAGGAGCTCGGCAAGGCGGCGTTCGGCACCGTGACGAGCCTCGGCATCGAGGCCTCGCCGGCGGTGCTGGTCGCGCTCTTCCTCGCGCCGCTGGCGCTCCACACCGTGACGGCGACGATGACCGCGGCCGGCGCGACTCGCGACCGCAACTGGTACGTCGGGACGCTGGCGGCGGCGACGCTCGTTCACGCCGCCTACAACCTAACGGTGGTGAGCTACCTTGGGTAA
- a CDS encoding helix-turn-helix transcriptional regulator, producing MNIDTSDRRQLEESSNVLLLAPLTPTGNRACLELLAATTPPADANIAAVTYTPPPETWISDWRTHIEELPAELAFIHANTVETSGEEDTEMPSSVSVARVDPNQPMDIIAPLSEQLTRWKDNGNQTLVSVQTLTILLEYVDFDTAFRYLHILTHRVQAADAIGFYHMDPDIHDEETINTLKPLFDAVVEVSDDGGQWSVTETYGDRTATSDHVQTHDTDVSIPDSEGGLFASIRDSLSGVFSDQAGREPTDPASSAGGQSEGVGETRSTGPARESSRDSGVDDLPEEAMLTDEDRIRELLTQYGGRMKQADVTEETDWSKSTVSRKLSKMEEKGLITRVQVGRGNLVFLSGYEPETAKSPFEQETD from the coding sequence ATGAACATCGATACATCCGACAGGCGGCAGCTGGAGGAGTCATCGAACGTTCTCCTGTTGGCACCGTTGACCCCCACCGGCAACAGGGCGTGTCTCGAACTGCTCGCCGCCACGACGCCCCCGGCGGACGCGAACATCGCGGCGGTGACGTACACGCCGCCGCCGGAGACGTGGATCTCCGACTGGCGAACCCACATCGAGGAACTGCCGGCGGAGTTGGCGTTCATCCACGCTAACACCGTGGAGACGTCGGGAGAGGAGGACACGGAGATGCCGTCGAGCGTGTCGGTCGCCCGGGTGGACCCGAACCAGCCGATGGACATCATCGCGCCGCTGAGCGAGCAGCTGACACGCTGGAAGGACAACGGCAACCAGACGCTCGTGTCGGTCCAGACGCTGACCATCCTGCTGGAGTACGTCGACTTCGACACCGCGTTCCGGTACCTCCACATCCTCACGCACCGAGTCCAGGCGGCCGACGCCATCGGCTTCTACCACATGGACCCGGACATCCACGACGAGGAGACCATCAACACGCTGAAGCCGCTGTTCGACGCGGTGGTCGAGGTGTCCGACGACGGCGGGCAGTGGTCGGTCACCGAGACGTACGGCGACCGGACCGCGACCAGCGACCACGTCCAGACCCACGACACCGACGTCTCCATCCCCGACTCGGAGGGCGGCCTGTTCGCGTCGATACGCGACTCGCTGTCGGGCGTGTTCTCCGACCAGGCCGGCCGGGAGCCGACCGACCCCGCGTCATCGGCGGGCGGACAGTCCGAGGGCGTCGGCGAGACCCGGTCGACCGGGCCGGCGAGGGAGTCGAGCCGCGACTCCGGCGTCGACGACCTCCCGGAGGAGGCGATGCTGACCGACGAGGACCGCATCCGGGAGCTGCTGACCCAGTACGGCGGCCGGATGAAGCAGGCCGACGTGACCGAGGAGACCGACTGGTCGAAGTCGACGGTCAGCCGCAAACTCTCGAAGATGGAGGAGAAGGGACTCATCACCCGGGTTCAGGTCGGAAGAGGGAACCTCGTCTTCCTCAGCGGCTACGAACCCGAGACGGCCAAATCGCCCTTCGAACAGGAGACCGACTGA
- a CDS encoding DNA-directed RNA polymerase subunit epsilon: MTEGWTDEQVPTWQSEPVGDEGDAQRPFSQRPGDGAVGRADLQRDRTVRKWGPVTPSATQIGRAESPEADLSESVRRLHEERHSAMAGHSARMHRLDKLRIAHALCNDLSLTPWQRDRVVGIMSDLDLTAFGSQRAIPKVALVVIRHVVDREREHYLGLHDQDWIRDLPPDRLDDLYDQFRSITDEEEFSDLVAKHGLDVTSLNRLRRTLKDQLGEQELEDAVYGRNPYRDPNLPSLDARRADEPHEK; encoded by the coding sequence ATGACCGAGGGGTGGACCGACGAGCAGGTGCCGACGTGGCAGTCCGAACCGGTCGGCGACGAGGGCGACGCGCAGCGACCGTTCAGCCAGCGGCCCGGCGACGGCGCGGTCGGCCGGGCGGACCTCCAGCGCGACCGGACGGTCCGGAAGTGGGGCCCGGTGACGCCGAGCGCGACCCAGATCGGCCGGGCGGAGTCGCCCGAGGCCGACCTCTCGGAGAGCGTCCGGCGGCTCCACGAGGAGCGCCACTCGGCGATGGCGGGCCACAGCGCGCGGATGCACCGGCTCGACAAGCTCCGCATCGCCCACGCGCTCTGCAACGATCTCTCGCTGACCCCGTGGCAGCGCGACCGGGTCGTCGGCATCATGTCGGACCTCGACCTGACGGCGTTCGGGAGCCAGCGCGCCATCCCGAAGGTCGCGCTGGTCGTCATCCGCCACGTCGTCGACCGCGAGCGCGAGCACTACCTCGGGCTCCACGACCAGGACTGGATCCGGGACCTGCCGCCGGACCGCCTCGACGACCTCTACGACCAGTTCCGGTCGATAACCGACGAGGAGGAGTTCTCGGACCTCGTCGCCAAGCACGGCCTCGACGTGACCAGCCTGAACCGGCTCCGGCGCACTCTGAAGGACCAGCTCGGCGAGCAGGAACTGGAGGACGCGGTGTACGGCCGGAACCCCTACCGCGACCCGAACCTGCCGAGCCTCGACGCTCGCCGGGCGGACGAACCGCACGAGAAGTGA
- a CDS encoding HalX domain-containing protein: MSESLESASETGTMPNDATVLIVDDEKPITDAYAQWLKDDYQVRTAYSGSEALEKLDGDVDVVLLDRRMPDLSGEDVLNEIHEQELTCRVALVSAVEPDFDILELGFDAYLEKPVSEADELLETVETLLRRSTYDVQMRRFLSLANKKAALETKKSPEELDANPEYEELTEELAELRSQLSDTATTLDDEDLRAEFYETDGQ, encoded by the coding sequence ATGAGTGAATCACTAGAGAGCGCAAGCGAGACCGGAACCATGCCCAACGACGCTACAGTGCTGATTGTCGACGACGAGAAGCCGATCACGGACGCCTACGCCCAGTGGCTGAAGGACGACTACCAGGTCCGCACGGCCTACAGCGGCTCCGAGGCCCTCGAAAAACTCGACGGCGACGTCGACGTCGTCCTGCTGGACCGCCGGATGCCCGATCTCTCGGGCGAGGACGTGCTGAACGAGATCCACGAGCAGGAGCTGACCTGCCGGGTCGCACTCGTCTCGGCGGTCGAACCCGACTTCGACATCCTCGAGCTCGGGTTCGACGCCTACCTCGAGAAGCCCGTCTCGGAGGCCGACGAGCTGCTCGAGACCGTCGAGACCCTGCTCCGACGCTCGACGTACGACGTCCAGATGCGGCGGTTCCTCTCGCTGGCCAACAAGAAGGCCGCGCTGGAGACCAAGAAGAGCCCCGAGGAGCTCGACGCCAATCCCGAGTACGAAGAGCTCACCGAGGAGCTCGCCGAGCTGCGCTCCCAGCTCTCGGACACGGCCACGACGCTCGACGACGAGGACCTCCGCGCGGAGTTCTACGAGACCGACGGTCAGTGA
- a CDS encoding ABC transporter permease: MGKRLTVAGRELSSLRSEKTIVLAILIQLFVAAFSSFLAVGLVSLYDPGSVSNQFVVEFGVTGDAGDDLAPVIEREDGWRALEYGTQEAAMTDFRRGEIHAVLRIDRLPDGRARVRAIAPDGNVRTTLVVTQIKGVMEAFERHERGRLSSRLERQPVELPPDSSSSPYFGFTYTVLVPLLTFLPVFLSGSVAVDAIAEEFDRGTLELLRVTPLTPTDIVDGKMLAMGALAPVQAGAWLALLSFNGTAVANPVEILVLVTGLSVGVVTLGATVALAVRERKQAQFLFSMGVLVAFSATYLLPESPPNAVAKLAIGSPTGLTHLSVVAYVLVALVAFVGLRRAVAARGLGE, from the coding sequence TTGGGTAAGCGCCTGACGGTCGCCGGACGGGAGCTCTCGTCGCTCCGGAGCGAGAAGACCATCGTGCTCGCCATCCTGATCCAGCTGTTCGTGGCGGCGTTCTCGTCGTTCCTCGCGGTCGGGCTGGTGTCGCTGTACGACCCCGGCTCGGTGTCGAACCAGTTCGTCGTCGAGTTCGGCGTCACCGGGGACGCGGGCGACGACCTCGCGCCCGTCATCGAGCGCGAGGACGGCTGGCGCGCGCTGGAGTACGGCACCCAGGAGGCCGCGATGACCGACTTCCGACGGGGGGAGATCCACGCCGTCCTCCGGATCGACCGCCTCCCGGACGGGAGAGCGAGGGTGCGTGCAATCGCGCCCGACGGCAACGTCCGGACGACGCTGGTGGTCACCCAGATAAAGGGCGTGATGGAGGCGTTCGAGCGCCACGAGCGCGGTCGGCTCTCCAGTCGGCTGGAGCGCCAGCCGGTCGAACTGCCGCCCGACTCGTCGTCGAGCCCCTACTTCGGGTTCACCTACACCGTGCTGGTGCCGCTGCTGACGTTCCTGCCGGTGTTCCTCAGCGGGAGCGTCGCGGTCGACGCCATCGCCGAGGAGTTCGACCGGGGCACCCTCGAACTGCTCCGGGTGACGCCGCTGACACCGACCGACATCGTCGACGGCAAGATGCTGGCGATGGGTGCGCTCGCGCCGGTCCAGGCGGGCGCGTGGCTGGCGCTGCTGTCGTTCAACGGGACGGCGGTCGCCAACCCGGTCGAGATTCTCGTGCTGGTGACCGGGCTGTCGGTCGGCGTGGTCACGCTCGGCGCGACCGTCGCGCTGGCGGTCCGCGAGCGCAAGCAGGCCCAGTTCCTCTTCTCGATGGGCGTGCTGGTCGCGTTCAGCGCGACCTACCTGCTGCCCGAATCGCCGCCGAACGCGGTGGCGAAGCTCGCCATCGGGAGCCCGACCGGGCTGACCCACCTCTCGGTGGTCGCCTACGTGCTCGTCGCGCTGGTCGCGTTCGTCGGCCTCCGGCGGGCGGTCGCGGCGCGCGGGCTGGGAGAGTAA
- a CDS encoding ABC transporter ATP-binding protein, protein MIEVKNLRKVYGGFTAVEGSSFSVPEGEVFGVIGPNGAGKTTTLKMLSGLVEPTSGSATVAGYDAQDPEMREHLGFLPEESPLYEDMTAVSYLEFFADLYDVPGDVASERIHDTLDRLDLAHRDRKIGDMSKGMTRKVAIARSLVNDPDVLIYDEPASGLDPLTTNYIIEFTRDLAESGKTVVFSAHNLFHVESICDRVAVMNDGRIVARGSVETIREEHGRTEYRVYTTVEVEDATPVEDDAGVGGARAKPGASTATASAESAGAVREDELTRYCRVVESMDAVEETRELAEAAGGEVADIQTHTPSLEDIFLDLAKESPGVEGRP, encoded by the coding sequence ATGATAGAAGTGAAGAATCTGCGGAAGGTGTACGGCGGATTCACCGCCGTCGAGGGGAGCAGCTTCTCGGTCCCCGAAGGCGAGGTGTTCGGCGTCATCGGCCCGAACGGCGCGGGCAAGACCACGACGCTCAAGATGCTGTCGGGGCTCGTCGAGCCCACCTCTGGCTCGGCGACCGTCGCGGGCTACGACGCCCAGGACCCCGAGATGCGCGAGCACCTCGGCTTCCTCCCCGAGGAGTCGCCGCTGTACGAGGACATGACCGCGGTCTCCTACCTGGAGTTCTTCGCCGACCTCTACGACGTACCCGGCGACGTCGCGAGCGAGCGCATCCACGACACGCTCGACCGCCTCGACCTGGCCCACCGCGACCGGAAGATCGGCGACATGTCGAAGGGGATGACCCGGAAGGTCGCCATCGCGCGCTCGCTGGTCAACGACCCAGACGTGCTGATCTACGACGAGCCGGCGAGCGGCCTCGACCCCCTGACCACGAACTACATCATCGAGTTCACCCGCGACCTCGCCGAGTCGGGCAAGACGGTGGTGTTCAGCGCGCACAACCTCTTCCACGTCGAGAGCATCTGCGACCGCGTCGCGGTGATGAACGACGGCCGCATCGTCGCCCGCGGCAGCGTCGAGACCATCCGCGAGGAGCACGGCCGGACCGAGTACCGCGTCTACACGACGGTCGAGGTGGAGGACGCGACGCCGGTCGAGGACGACGCCGGGGTCGGCGGAGCGCGAGCGAAGCCCGGAGCGAGTACCGCGACGGCGAGCGCGGAGTCGGCGGGCGCGGTCCGGGAGGACGAACTCACTCGGTACTGTCGGGTCGTCGAGAGCATGGACGCCGTCGAGGAGACCCGGGAACTCGCCGAGGCCGCGGGCGGCGAGGTGGCCGACATCCAGACCCACACGCCGAGCCTGGAGGACATCTTCCTCGACCTGGCGAAGGAGTCGCCGGGCGTGGAGGGCCGGCCGTGA
- a CDS encoding zinc ribbon domain-containing protein, whose translation MPFDESPDPASDEEGCPKCGHTDTDVGTISTTGGGLSKMFDIQTNQFQVVSCLNCGYSELYRDTGSAGSDVVDVFLG comes from the coding sequence ATGCCCTTCGACGAAAGCCCTGACCCCGCGAGCGACGAGGAAGGTTGCCCGAAGTGCGGCCACACCGACACCGACGTCGGCACCATCTCGACCACCGGCGGCGGCCTCTCGAAGATGTTCGACATCCAGACCAACCAGTTCCAGGTCGTCTCGTGCCTGAACTGCGGCTACTCCGAACTGTACCGCGACACCGGGTCGGCGGGCAGCGACGTCGTCGACGTGTTCCTCGGCTGA